In Paludibacter propionicigenes WB4, the genomic window TTGTTTTCGGGTTAATAGCTGCTGCCATAACCTTTGGTATCGGAAAAATAATAGGAGTAGCTATTACCTAAGTTTGGGTCTTTTTAGCGGAAGAGAAATAACATGAGAGGCTATTTAAGCAAGTCCAACAAAGCTCTTTTCGCTTTTTCATGGCCAAGCCCGGAAGCCGCTTTTAAATCCTGAAAGCCGGCTTCTTTTTGGCCTACTTTAATCTTTAGCATCCCTCTTTCATAAAACGCATCGGCATATCGGGGGTCAATTTCCAGTGCTTTGTCGAAATCTTCCAAAGCTCCGTCAGTATCTTGCAACGAAATCTTAGTAAGCGCTCTGTTATACAAAGCTTTGGTGTGTTTTGCGTTTTCTCTTAAAGCTTTATTAAAATCACTCAAAGCCCCTTTATGATCGTTGAGTGCCTCTTTTGCTTTGCCTCTGTCAAAGTACGCATCGGCACTTCCATTCATCTGAATGGCTTTGGTATAATCATCAATGGCTCCTTTAAAATCTTCAAGATAACTTTTTGCAAATCCACGGTTAGTATAACCATCTGCCAGATTTGGCTTTAGTTTGATTACGATTGAAAAATCCGAAACCGCACCGGCAAAGTCATTGATATACTGTTTCGTAAAACCACGACTCATATAAGCCATTATATCTTTAGGGTTTAGCTCTATCGCTTTTGAGTAATTTTCTATGGCAGCAGTATAGTCCTGAAGGTTGTATTCGCAATCTCCGATATTAAAATAGGCATCTCCGTATGTTGGGTTTATCTCTAACGCTTTATGCTGATCTTCAATCCCCCCAATGTAGTCCTGAATATAGTATTTTGCTATCCCCCTACTAACATAGGCTTTAATATTGCGCGGATTAATCTGAATTGATCTGGTGAAATTCTCAATGGCTGTTTTATAGTCCCTGTTGTTGTAAGCCGTTACACCCTTGTCGAAATAAAAATTGGCCGACTGAGCAAAACAAGAAGCGGACATTATTAACGCAAACCATAGAAATTTTAATCTCATTGAACCCATAATTATATTGAAAAAATAGGGATCAAAAGTACAAATTGTTTTGATTTAAGAAACAGGATAGAAAATTATTTTGATACTTACCAGATCAGAATATTTATTTTCAATTATTATTTGCTCATTCTGAGCTATTTTTAAAAAATAATACGAAAAGCCTTGTAGATTCAAATTAATATTGTACTTTTGCACCCACAAAATATCGCGGAGTGGAGCAGTGGTAGCTCGTTGGGCTCATAACCCAAAGGTCGTTCGTTCGAGTCGGGCCTCCGCAACTAAGATCAGGCTGTTTCTACATGAGACAGCCTGTTTTTTTTCCATTTATTTTCCTACACAGAACTACTGATTGTCATTTTTTTATGTTAGTAATAAAAAAAAATGCTATATTTGCAGCTCTTTAAAAAAACCGAAATAATTAATTGTCTTATTTTTAAATAAATTTTTCCATGCAAAACAAAGGACTTGTCAGGATTTTTGCACTAGCACTGACTTTAGTGTGTATATTTTATCTTTCATTTAGCGTAGTTACGAGTCACTACAACGCTAAGGCTAAAGAATATGCCAAAGGAGATAAAATGAAGGAGTTTAACTACTTAGACTCTCTTGCTAGCGAAAATATTTGGTTGGGGTATACACTGAAAGAGTGTCGTGAGAAAGAAATAGCTCTTGGTCTTGACTTAAAAGGAGGTATGAACGTAACGCTTGAAGTATCGGTAGCCGATATTATCCGTTCACTATCTGATTTCAACACCAACCCAAATTTTAATTTGGCGCTGGCTAAAGCTACACAACTTCAAAAAACCAACAGTCAGGTTTCATACATTGATTTGTTTGTTAAGGCTTATACTGAACTTGACCCTCAAGCCAAGCTCTCGACTATCTTCAGTACATTTGAGTTGAAAGACAAAATATCTCTGACCACCTCGAACGCTGATGTTGTAAAAGTTCTTAAAACAGAAGTAGATGGAGCTATTGCCAATTCATTCAATGTATTACGTGAACGTATCGACCGTTTTGGTGTGGTTCAGCCTAATATCCAAAAACTTGGTAACGGACGTATCTTAATCGAACTTCCCGGTGTAAAAGAGCCGGAACGTGTTCGTAAATTACTTCAAGGATCTGCTAACCTTGAGTTTTGGGAAACTTATGAATTAAATGAGATTATAAATAATCTGTCTGAGGCGAATAAAGTAATCGCTACCATACAGAAAAACGGAGGAGTTGCTGTTGTGAAAGATTCAACTGCCGCAACTACACCGACATCTACTACAGCTAAAACTGCAACTACAGCAAGTAAAACACCTGCCTTAAGTAAAGTGGACAGCCTGAAAGCCGTATTACAACACAAAAATGCTTCGGCAACCGACTCTGCCAAAGTGCTTGAAAAGAGTCAAAAAGAAAATCCTTTATTTGCTATTCTGCAAGTTAATGCTCAGGGAGGACAAGTGGCTCGTGGTCCGATAGTAGGATACGCACACAGTAAAGATACAGCTCAAATCAATTCTTATTTTAATATCAAACAGGTAAAAGAAGCTTTACCACGCGACTTGGGACTGAGATGGTCTGTAAAATCCATTGATAAAAAAGGAGAAATTTTCCAACTGATTGCAATTAAAATAACAAATCGTGATGGCCGTGCACCGCTTGCCGGAGATGTAATTACCGATGCTCGTGCAGATTTCAGCCAAAATTCTTCTGAAGCTCAGGTGAGCATGTCAATGAATCAGGAAGGTGCTAAAACATGGGCACGTATGACTAAAGACAATATTGGCAAATCAATTGCCATAGCGCTAGATGGTTATATTTATTCATTCCCAACTGTAAATACCGAAATTGATGGTGGTAATTCACAAATCACAGGTCACTTTACAGTAGATGAAGCAAAGGATTTAGCCAACACATTGAAGTCAGGTAAAATGCCGGCTCCGGCGCACATTGTTCAGGAAGATATCGTAGGTCCTTCGTTGGGACAAGAAGCTATTAATAACGGTTTAATATCATTTATCATTGCATTTATTCTGGTACTTGTATATATGATTGTTTATTATGGACTTATACCAGGTTTAGTGGCTGATATCGCCTTGCTTGCCAACGTATTCTTCCTAATCGGTATATTAGCTTCATTTGGTTCTGTACTTACCTTACCGGGTATTGCAGGTATCGTGCTCACCATGGGTATGGCGGTAGATGCCAACGTACTTATTTATGAGCGTATACGTGAAGAAATGCGTAACGGTAAAAACATGCGTGCCGGTATTCAAGAAGGTTTTAAACATGCACTGAATGCAATTATCGACTCGAACGTAACAACACTTCTTTCGGGTATCGTGTTGGTTATTTTTGGTCAGGGACCTATTAAAGGTTTTGGGGTAACATTGAGTTTCGGTATTTTGACAACATTTATCACTGCCGTATTCTTAACCCGATACATGATAGAGGCTTATGCTGCACGTGAAAATGCAAAAGAGTTGCCTTTCCACACAAAAATATCTGAGCACTTCCTGCAAAATACGAAAATCGATTTTATGAAAATTCGTAAATCGATGTACGTATTATCTGCAGCTCTATTCCTTATAAGTTTTGTATCGTTCGCGGTTCGCGGTTTCAGTTTGGGAATTGACTTTACCGGAGGTCGTAATTATGTTGTAAGTTTTGACAAACCGGTGAAAACCGAAGAAGTAAAAACTTTGTTGAAAGATGCTTTTGAAGGTGATTTACCTCAGGTTATTACCATTGGTAACGATAATCAGGTACGTATATCTACCAAATACAAGATTAATGAAGACGGTTCAAATATAGATAACGAAATTGAATCGAAGCTTTATACCAATTTGAAATCAATGCTGAATTCAAATGTAACTGAAGCACAATTCATCAAAGACAATATAAAGAGTTCTTCGAAGGTAGGTCCGGCTGTTGCCGATGATATCAAAACTTCTGCCGTATGGGCTGTAATTCTTGCAGTACTTGGTATTGGTTTATACATTCTGATTCGTTTCCGCGAGTGGGGTTATACATTGGGAGCTGTGGTTTCTTTAGCACATGACGTGGTAATTACCATGGGTATTTTCTCATTGCTGTACGGCCTTCTTCCATTCTCAATGGAAATAGACCAATCGTTTATTGCAGCTATTCTGACTGTGCTTGGATACTCAATCAACGATACTGTAATTAACTACGATAGAATTCGTGAGAATGTTACTCTTTATCCAAAACGCGACAGAATAACCATTATCAATGACTCGGTAAACCAAATGTTAGGTCGTACTTTCAGTACAACGTTTACCGTAATTATCACACTGATTGCAATGTTTATCTTTGGTGGTGATTCAATTCGCGGATTTATTTTTGCTATGTTATTCGGTATCTTTATCGGAACTTATTCTTCAGTATTTATTGCGTCTCCTATCACTGTGGAAATGGATAAACTTGTAAAAATAAGAAAGAGCAAAAAAGCATCAGAAATAAAAAAATAATTCATAGAAATACGTTTTATAAAAGCCGGAAGAGCCTTACTGATTAATTTCAGCAAGGCTCTTTTGTTATAGAGCAGCCTAACTTTGATTATTTCAAAACAGAATGCTTCAAAGATATTTTGCCATGTCAAAGAACTTTCCGTAATTTGTAATCAGAAAACCTTAAAAACAGAGATTATGCATATTAACATACTCCCTAAAAGATATCTTTTTTTGGTGGTTATTTTTGCTTCCATTTTTTCTTTTGGACAGGAATTTACTCCAATTGTCACCCAATTCACTAAGAAAGATTATAATGCTTCCAATCAGAATTGGTCGGTTGCTCAAGGGAAAGATGGAATTATGTATTTTGGCAATAATCAGGGTGTGCTGGAGTTTGATGGATCTCTTTGGCAAATTCATCAAATACCCGGAAACCAAATTGTACGCTCAATACTGATAGGTAAAGATAACAAGATTTATGTAGGCTCATTTGAACAGTTTGGCTATTTTGAGCGAAACAACTGCGGGCAACTTATCTATCGTTCTCTCTCTGAAAAGCTCAGAAAGTACAAAATGCAAAACGATGAAATATGGAGCATTCTCGACTTCAACGGAACCATTATTTTTCAATCATTCACTTCTTATTTTACCTACAAAGATGGCGTTGTTAAAGGTTATCGTTGTCCGTTCACTTTCCTCTTTTTTAATCTGAGCAACCATAAGATCTATACCCACACAGATCAATACGGATTCAGCTTATTTGATTTAAAAAGCAATACATTTAAATCGATATTTAATGGCACATTAAAAAAACCTGTGGCATCTGTTTTACCGTTAGACTCAGCCCGATCTTTACTTGTTACCAATTCTGATGGATTATTTGTGTACGATGGAAAAACTATAATTCCATTTAAAACCGAAGCAGATAATGACCTCAAAAAATCAGAAATAAACAGAGCTCTCATTTCGCCGAATGGAACTATAATACTGGGAACTATTCTGGGAGGCGTAACTGCAATTAGTAAAGATGGGAGAAAGTTGTGGGCACTTAACACCTCCAATGTATTGCAAAACAACACTGTACTCGGCATGTGCTGTGATAAAAACAATAATCTATGGTTGGCATTGGATAAAGGAATAGCTTTGATTCATCTTAACTCATCACTTCGTTATATTCATTCATTCAATCCGTCGGTAGGAGCTGTTTATTCACTTAGTTACGACGAGCCGAATCTGTATATAGCTACAAATCAAGGGTTGTACAAAGCAGAATTGAGCATTAGCAAAAAGGATATCAGAAACTTGCAACTGGAATCCAAAATTAAAGGCCAGGTATGGTCGGTGGATCAGTTTAACAAACAACAAATATGCGGAAATAATGAGGAAACCTTCGATGTATCGCCCAAGGGAATTAGCAAACTGTCTCCTGTGAAAGGTGGGATATGTATTAAAGAAGGAATTATCCACGGAAAAGATGTATTGGTTCAGGGGACGTACACCAGCCTTTGCATATACGAGAAGGTAAACGGAACATGGGTTTTTAGTCACGCCGTGAAAAACTTCTTAAACCCGATTCGTTACATTGAGATAGACTACACAGGAACAATCTGGGCCAGCCATCTGCATCAGGCGTTATATGCCATTCAGCTTAGCCCCGATTTAAAAAAAATTGAAAATATCAGCACCTTCAACTCACTTGATCAGAAACATCGACTACCTATTAATGTATTCTCGGTCAATAACCGGGTAGTTTTTACCGACAACACAGCTTTTTATACTTATGACGATATTAGGAAAAAGATTATTCCGTACAACGAACTAAATAAGAGTCTGGGATATTTTTCGCATGCTCATCGGGTTTGTCATTTTAAAGCCAACCTATATTGGTTTATTCGTAGCGGCGAAGCGGCTTTAGTACAGGTGAAGCCGGGTGCAATTAAAGTGTTGGATGTGGTACATTACGGATTGTTTCTTAATCAGGCAGTAGACGATTTTCAGAATATCATACCCATTTCTGAGAATGAATGCCTGTTCACACTCGACAACGGATTGGCTTTGTATCAGAATAATAACCCGGCCAAACAAAATAATACAGCTAATTTAAAGATAAAAAGCATACAAACTTCGGACGACGAGTTCAAGGAAAAAGTTTATCTCCCACTCACTACTGATCCTATACCAACAACACCATTCAAGCGAAACAATATCTTATTTACTGTTTTTTATCCCCAGTTCAATAATCTGAATAATATTATTTTCAGATATAAACTCGAAGGATTGGATAAGGTTTGGAGTGAGCCGACTGTTGCATCGCAAAAGGTGTACAGATATTTACCTCATGGAGAGTACACACTCAGAGTGGAAGTACAGACAAAGGATGGTATCAAGCTATCGGCAACAAGTTATACTTTTGAAGTAGATCCTCCATTCTATCTCAGTACTGCTGCCAAAATACTTTACTTTTTACTCATTGCTTTATCCGGTTATGGTATTTATGCATACCTACATCATTCTTTTCAGGCAAAAAAGGAAAAGATTAAACAAGAACAAGAAGAAATCCGACGCAAGGAAATAGAAAAGCGCGAGAAAAAAATCATTGCCCTCCAAAACGAAAAGCTGGAATCGGAACTGACCGTAAAGAGTAAAGAATTAGCCGAATCAACCATGACCATCATCAAGAAAAATGAGATTCTGGTGACCATAAAAGAGGAAGTTATGAATCAAAAGAAAGTTCTCGGCACGCAATATCCAAATAAATACTATGATAAACTCATTCGGTTACTTGATGAAAACCTGTCGTCGGAAGATGATTGGGCTATTTTTCAAACCAATTTCGACCGGATTCATGAGAATTTCTTCCGAAACTTACATACCAAATTTCCCGAACTGACTTCGAATGATCTTCGTTTTTGCGCGTATTTACGACTGAATTTATCAAGCAAGGACATTGCTCATCTGATGAACATCTCGTTGAAAGGAGTAGAAGTAGGACGATACCGTATCAGGAAAAAAATTGGAATTCCTTCTTCAAAAAGCCTGACAGAGTTCATGATTGAATTCAAAGAATAGGACTGTAATAAATTGAATTTTAACGAGTTTATAAAGCAAAAGCTATGCGAATTAACATCTCATGAATATCCACAGAAATGTACTAGATTTGCCGCTTAAAATATCTAACGTTTTTTTGTCCTTTATTATCATATCAGCAGACGATTTATCCCTGCTGGAAGAAAAACGGATGTAGCTCAACCTGAATTCACTTTCAACAAAATAATATAACAAAAACACACGACAGTTTATGAGAAAAATCACATTCGTCCTATTTCTTTTTGTTGCATTGGCAGCAAAAGCACAAACAGATCTTCAGGTTCTTTACGACGCAGGCAAAGGCCGCGACTATCTAACAACCACAGTGGAAATGTTTAAAACCGATAATTGGGGAAGCAGCTACTTCTTTGTTGATATGTATTACAATGGTGCTAACCATCATCCGGGGTTGGCTTACACAGAAATTTCAAGATGCCTGAAGTTTTGGAAAGGTCCTTTCAGTGCGCATATTGAATATAATGGAGGATTATTTGGAGTGGGTAACTCTTATCTCCCAATTAATAATGCCTGGTTAGCTGGTGTTGATTACGGCTGGCACGATAAAGCTTTTTCAAAGTTTTTGAATCTCAAACTCCTTTATAAAACTATCGAGGGGAAAAATGCCAACTCATTCCAAATTACCGGTGTTTGGACTTTAAATTACTTTAAAAATAAATTGACCGTATCGGGTTTTGCTGATTTCTGGAGAGAAGACAATGTGAACTTCACCAACGGTAATAATGAACCTATTACACCAACCAATACAAAATTTGTTTTCATTAGCGAACCTCAATTCTGGTATAATGCCACTCCTCACCTTTCGTTAGGTGGTGAAGTTCAGGTTGCCAGCAACTTTAGCGCAGTGAACGGACTTAAAGTCAGCCCGAAAATAGGTGCTAAATGGAATTTTTAAATCAATCTAATACATAAAGCATATGTTGGAAAAATTATTTAAACTAAATGATAACGGAACAAACATCCGCACGGAAATCATAGCCGGTATAACTACTTTTATGACCATGGCGTATATCCTGTTTCTGAACCCGAATATCTTAGGTGTTACCGGGATGGATAAAAATGCGGTGTTTTTTGCAACGGCTATTTCGGCCGGTTTCGTAACTATTGCCATGGGTCTGGTAGCTAATTTTCCTATGGCGTTGGCTCCGGGTATGGGACTTAATGCGCTTTTTGCTACCGTAGCACTGGCCGGTGTGGGTATGCCATGGCAATCGGCTCTGGGCGCGGTATTTATTTCCGGTTTAATATTCATTTTACTTACCGTAACCAAGGTTCGACAAATTTTGGTAACAGCAGTTCCTGATTCACTTAAAAGAGCCATAACCGTAGGTATAGGATTGTTTATTACCATTATCGGATTCAAATTATCGGAAATAATGGTGGTAACAGCTCAGGTTATTCCGCCAACACTGGCTTCGCTTGGAAAAAGTGTTGCTCCTACAACGCTGAAATACTTTGAATGGAATATCGGTATGGGAAGTTTCAGTAATCCCTCGATGGTGCTCTGCCTGATAGGATTGGGATTGGCAGCAATACTTATGGCTTTACGAGTAAAAGGAGCCTTGCTGATCAGCATAGTAGCTTCTACACTAATCGGCATTCCGATGGGAGTTACGGTTATTCCTGAAAACTTCAAGGTTTTTAGTTTACCCGATTTTCATCATCTTGCTGTAGGAGCGCTCGATATAAAAGGCGCTTTGAATATGGGAATATGGACGGTGATCTTCACTTTTACCTTTGTTGAATTGTTCGACACATTCGGCACGCTGGTGGGTACTGCCACTAAAGCCGGACTGATAGATAAAGATGGCAAGTCGCCTAAAATCGGTAAAGCTATGTTAGTTGACGCTATCGGTGTCTCGTTTGGTGCTTTGATGGGAACAAGTACCGTGACAACTTACGTGGAAAGTGCAGCCGGTATTGGTGAGGGTGGTCGCACAGGGCTTACTGCCATTACTACCGGTGTATTGTTTTTACTTGCGTTGGTATTTGCACCGCTTGCCGGAATAATACCCAATGCTGCTACAGCTCCTGCCCTTATCATTGTGGGTGTATTGATGGCATCGTCGGTTCTTGAAATAGACTTCAATGATTTTACTGAAGGATTTCCTGCTTTTGTTACTTTCATAATGATGCCTTTTACTTACAGCATTGCCAATGGTATTGCCGGAGGTATTGTGGCTTATACCGTGCTTAAAGTGGCAACAGGAAAAGCTAAGAAAGTGCATTGGATGATGTATATTCTTTTTGTGCTGGTAGTGGTACGATACATTTTCCTGAGTGAATAAGGTTTGAAATAATTATTTAGAATAAACACAATAGGCTACCCGGAATATCGGATAGCCTATTGTATTTTTATGTATTCATTTCCGATCTGTTCAATAAAATTCTCCTGTGGCCAAGGGCTTAATCTGCATTAGCCCGCAACATAAAAAAAGAACATAGCCATTGATTTACTCAAAGGCTATGTTCCTGATTTTGAATAATCGTTTAATTAAAAAAATTAAAGCTTATCCAGCGTTTTATTTTCATGAATGCTTCCCACATTGCGATAAGCCCAGGCAAAAATAAGCGGGAAAACCAACAATGAGAAGAACATGGCAAAGAGAATTCCACCGATCACTACTCGTGCCAACGGTTGTGCGCTTTCCGAGCCTATTCCATGCGAAATGGCAGCCGGGAACAACCCAATGGCAGCCATCAACGCTGTCATCATTACAGGGCGAATCATGGATTTCACTCCCAGACGAATAGAAGTTTTCAGAAGATCCTTCTCTCCTTTAAGCCGCTCGATATTATCTTTAAATGAGCTTATCAACAGCACACCACTCAATATACAAATACCAAACAAAGCGATAAATCCGATACCGGCCGAGATACTGAAATTGGTACCTGTAAACAACAGTACTGCAATCCCTCCCACTATGGCAAAAGGCACATTGAGAAATACCAGTCCTGCATCTTTCATATTGCCGAACATAACGAAGAGCAACAGGAATATTAATATCAAACTCAGCGGAACTACTTGTGCAAGGCGTTTTACGGCACGTTGCTGATTTTCAAAATCGCCCTGCCAAATCATTTCGTAGCCTTTTTTCAGTTTCAATGCCTTTCCAACTTTTTCGCGAGCTTCCTGTACTGCACTTCCCATATCCCGGTCACGAACCGAGAACTTCACAGCCGAATACCTTCGGTTATCATCCCTGAATATCAAACAGGGTCCTGTTTTCATACTTATTTCGGCAATTTCTTTGATTGGCACTTTAGACCCACTGGAGGTCGGAACCATGAGGTTACCAATATCATCCACCGTATTACGATATTTTTCGGGGAAGCGGATACGAATATCAAACTTCTGGATTCCTTCGTACAACATGGTGGCTACTTTTCCACCAATAGCCATTTCTATTACGGCATTGGCATCGGCTGTAGAAACTCCGTAAAGTGCCATTTTTTGCTGATTTAATTCAATATCTAATTCCGGTTGACCTATATTTTTAATCACACCTAAATCGGAGATTCCACGTATTTTCTTCAAAACATTATACACCTCGGTCGATTTACTTTCCATATAATTCAGTGAATCACCAAATATCTTCACACAAATGGATCCTTTCACTCCCGACACTGCCTCTTCGATATTATCCGTAATGGGTTGCGAGAAATTATAATCCACACCCGGAATTACCGACAACTTCTTATTCATTTGATCAATCAGTTCTTCCTTCGTCATTTTTGGTTTCCATTCCGATTCAGGGTATAACTGAATATCAAATTCATTGTTATAAAATCCCGCAACATCGGTACCATCATCGGGTCGTCCGGTTTGTGAAACCACATTCTGAACCTGTGGAAACTTAATAATCTCGGCACGTATTTGTTTAGAAACTTCAATAGATTTGTCCAACGATACGGAATAAGGCAATTGCGCTCTTAACCAGATGGCTCCTTCGTTTATCTCGGGTAAAAACTCTGAACCCAAGAAATTAAACGAAAAAAGTCCAATAACAATGACGATAAATGCTGCTACCAGTGTTCGTTTTTTATGACTGTAGGTAAAATCAAATCCACGCATCAATCGTTCTGTCAGAAAATGGACTATCGGATTGTGTTTTTCTCGCACATTTTCTTTTAAGAGCAGTTTAATCAGTACCGGAACCAATGTCAGTGTGGTAATCAATGCTCCCAACAGAGCAAAACCGAGTGTATAAGCCAGTGGCGAGAACATTTTACCTTCCACTTTTTGGAAAGCAAAGATGGGTAGCAAACCGGTAATAATAATCAGCTTGGAAAAGAAAATCGATTTCCCCAATCGGGCTCCATCTCTCTTTATCAGTCCGGTTTTAGTCATTTTATTAAACCGCAGCATGCCCACATCTTTGGCTTTCTGATCGAGCACCACAAAAAGTCCCTCG contains:
- a CDS encoding efflux RND transporter permease subunit, whose translation is MNKLLKNIISFSLKNYYFILFATGLLLIAGVITFKNMPIEAFPDVTNTEISIITQWPGRSAEEVEKFVTTPIEIAMNPVQKKVSLRSSSIFGLSYIKLVFDDGVVDKDARSQVTNLLANADLPDGVQPSVQPPTGPTGELFRYTLKSTFRNQRDLKTMQDWVIDRQLRAVPGVADVVSFGGMVKTYEIKVDPGKLSTLGITPLDLYTAISKSNINIGGDIINKNNQAYVVRGIGLLNNINEIKNVVVQNINGIPVLVKDVADVEVSNLPRLGLVGRSDAIFDDNGKRSTTNEDDVVEAIVIMRKGENPSEVIHAVKAKIEDLNKRVLPHDTKIVPYYNRENLIKFATSTVLHNLFEGILLVTLIVSLFMFNWRTTLIVSIIIPLSLLFAFICLNFMGMSANLLSLGAVDFGIIIDGAVVMVEGLFVVLDQKAKDVGMLRFNKMTKTGLIKRDGARLGKSIFFSKLIIITGLLPIFAFQKVEGKMFSPLAYTLGFALLGALITTLTLVPVLIKLLLKENVREKHNPIVHFLTERLMRGFDFTYSHKKRTLVAAFIVIVIGLFSFNFLGSEFLPEINEGAIWLRAQLPYSVSLDKSIEVSKQIRAEIIKFPQVQNVVSQTGRPDDGTDVAGFYNNEFDIQLYPESEWKPKMTKEELIDQMNKKLSVIPGVDYNFSQPITDNIEEAVSGVKGSICVKIFGDSLNYMESKSTEVYNVLKKIRGISDLGVIKNIGQPELDIELNQQKMALYGVSTADANAVIEMAIGGKVATMLYEGIQKFDIRIRFPEKYRNTVDDIGNLMVPTSSGSKVPIKEIAEISMKTGPCLIFRDDNRRYSAVKFSVRDRDMGSAVQEAREKVGKALKLKKGYEMIWQGDFENQQRAVKRLAQVVPLSLILIFLLLFVMFGNMKDAGLVFLNVPFAIVGGIAVLLFTGTNFSISAGIGFIALFGICILSGVLLISSFKDNIERLKGEKDLLKTSIRLGVKSMIRPVMMTALMAAIGLFPAAISHGIGSESAQPLARVVIGGILFAMFFSLLVFPLIFAWAYRNVGSIHENKTLDKL